In the genome of Moorena sp. SIOASIH, the window GCTTTTTTCAGTCTGACCCCCATCCTGGCAATATGGCAGTCTCTCCGGAGGGCAGTCTGATTTTTTATGACTTTGGCACAATGCTGGAGGTCAAGTCCATGACTAAAGACCAAATGCTCCAGACTTTTTTTGCTGTACTGCGTAAGGACACTGATCAGGTCGTTAATAGTTTAACTTACATGGGGTTAATTGAACCCATGTCAGATCTCAAGCCAGTCAAGCGATTAGTTGCTTTTCTACTGGAAAAATTTACCGAAAAGCCCATAGAATTACAGGCTTTTGAGGAAATCAGTAGCGAACTTTACTTAATGTTTGAGCAGCAACCTTTTCGCCTACCAGCACAACTGACGTTTATTTTAAAGTCACTAACAACTCTTGATGGGATCGCTCGTGCCCTAGATCCCCAGTATAATTTGTTAGCTGCTACTGAGCCTTTTGTTAAAAGCCTGGCTGTTTTCCAAGGGCGGGGGAATATAGTGGGGCAACTAGCCAAACAAGCTAGGGATTTTCTGAAATATAACTTACATAAGCCTAGCGCTACCGAACTACTAATTCGACGCTTAGAAGAGCGGCTCGAGCTGGGGGAGTTACAATTGCATGTGCGTTCTGTAGAAAGCGATCGCACTCTCAAGCAGATCACGCTTGCTCTGAAAAGCCTAATTTATGCTTGTTTAACTGGATTCACTCTGGTAGCTGGTACTATTTTCCTGTCAGGTCCTCATACTGGATGGGCGATAGCCGCCTTTGCCTTTTCCGGATTCTGGTTTTTGATTTTGCTGCGTTCTCTGATTAACTTAGCCATTAGAGAAAGACTTGATAAGTTAGCCCAAAGGTAGGCAATCTGATCGCAAATCGCCTACCTTTAATTCTTGTATGTAAGCATTCATCCGTCAGCCGTCAGCCGTCAGCAGACTTAACTCAGATTAAACCAATGCTTACCTCTTTTATTAAAAAGCTGATAGCTGATAGCTGAGTGCTTACTCTTGTATTTTTCGCTTCTTTAGATACCCCCAAGGGAATTCGAATCCCTGTCGCCTCCGTGAAAGGGAGGTGTCCTAGGCCTCTAGACGATGGGGGCTTATTGATTTCACTTTTACAATAATAGTGGATATTTTGGTTTGTGTCAAGTGTTTGATCAGGAAAATTTTTTCCAGTCCCCTTACTTGATACTATTGCGCAACTGCTCTAGGCGCTGCTGAGCCTTGGCATCCAAGGAATTGACTAAAAAACGACCACTAGAGGATTTCTGTGGTCGATATTTGCGGCGGGTTCGACGAGCTGTGAATTCAACATCGCTGAGCAACTGCTGGGAAGACATGCATTGAGCACCATACCCCACAACTGTCAATTGCTCTGCCCGATCTGAGGTAGCGACGATCAGACGTTTAGTGGGTTTAACAAGATTGGTTCTATAGGAGGCGCAAAATTTTTCGATGTAAGTGTCTGCTGTCTCCCCGAAATCGGTGTAGTAAACCGATAAGTGATTAGTTATCACCTCACGACTGTTAGGGGTATTGAGTGAGTGAGCATCAAAGACAATCTCAGTGTCATAGCCGACAAAGGCACTGTAATTGGCTAGGGTCTCAATTAACTCTTGGCGAGAACTCATGAGACCATCACGATCACGGGTATTTTTCAGGAAAGACCAAGAGCCAATGACGTTATAGCCATCAACTAGTAAAATAGCCAGCGGTGAAGAACAGGACATTTTTCATGGTATTATACTGTTTACCGTCCGTATGGACTACATATTAGCAACAATTTTAACATTTCTTTATATTAGTATAAATTGTACTTGAGAAAAAGGCAAAAGGATTGAGCAAAAATGACACTCAACCCTTAACTATTAACACATATCATTTTATAGTCACAACATTAAGTATTATAATTAACGCTTAGCAGTTAACAGTTAGCCGATTACAAACCCTACGACTTTCTGGAAACTTCCCGAGAATCAGTGATTATGACTTACCAGTCTTTGCTTCAGGCGTTCCGGTTCACCTTGGTCAATGACCCGACCCTGGTCTAACAAAAATGCTCCATCACAATAATCCAGCTCATCCAAGCGGTGGGTAACCCAAATGGCTGTCAATCCTCGACTTTTGACTAAATTTCGCACTTGTGACACTAAATCCATCTGGGTATCTGGATCCAGTAGGGCAGTGGGTTCATCTAACAATAAAATCTCGCACTGTCTTGCGATCGCACCAGCGATCGCAATTCGCTGCTTCTGACCACCGCTGAGGGCATAGATCGGTCGTCGCTCTAGCTCTAGTAAATTCACCGCAGCTAGAGCCTCTTTTACCCGGGCTTGAACTTGAGCCATGGACAGTTTTTCGGCTACCAGTCCAAAGGCTACATCGGCACCTACGGTAGGCATCACTAGCTGATGATCAGGATTCTGGAAAACAAAACCTGCTGAACCGGCTAGGTAAATGTCACCGGATTGGGGGGACAATAAACCAGCCAGTAATCTAAGTAAGGTTGATTTACCACTGCCATTGGTTCCCAAGAGCATCCAAAATTCCCCCTTAGGGACTTCCAGGGAGCAAGATTGCAAAACTGTCCCCCCTTTAGGCCAGTTGAAGCCAACCTCTCTTACTTGAATTGCTGGTTGATTCATTAATATATCTTGCTCCATGAATTTATTCAGCCATGGCAAAGAAGCCGGGAGTACGTCCTGAGCCTGTGGCTCCAGATTTCTGAGAAATCATTGCTGCACTGATCTGATCGCTGAGAACGCCAATTTTCTTCTCTGGCTGGTGATCGCAGCTGAGTTCTAACAACTTAGGATGCCCAGAGCGCATGGCTGTCAAAATTTCCTGGTAGGTCGCTTGCGCCTCTTCTTCTGACTTACGTTGCACAGACAGTGGCATGGGTGTATTCCTTAGAATCAAGTCAATGGTGAACATGGAGTATCAAGCTGTAGCGCGTTCTATTAATGTACTTCTTCTTATCTTAGACCCCAGCCCAAACCGGCGTAAGAGCGGTATCTTGGGTGCAGTTATTACATAATTTTTTTTGAGGGGGTAGCAAAATTAAGAATTATGACATATTATGATAGTTATATTAGACGAACTTTACTTTTCTTTACTTAGACTCCCTTTAATAAAGAAAGTAAATCGGCTTACCGTACTTATATATATCTGGAGATCCTTGCTATGACAGTAGCAGTAGGACGCGCCCCCAGCACCAGAGGATGGTTTGACATCCTCGACGACTGGCTCAAGCGCGATCGCTTTGTATTCGTTGGCTGGTCCGGCATTCTGTTGTTCCCCTGTGCCTACATGGCTTTGGGGGGCTGGCTAACTGGCACTACCTTTGTCACCTCTTGGTACACCCACGGCTTAGCGTCTTCCTACCTCGAAGGCTGCAACTTCCTGACCGTAGCAGTATCCTCTCCTCCCAACAGCCTGGGACACTCCCTGCTGCTGTTGTGGGGACCAGAAGCTCAAGGAGACTTGACCCGCTGGTTCCAACTAGGAGGGTTGTGGAGCTTTGTGGCATTCCACGGAGCGTTTGGTCTAATTGGGTTCATGCTGCGGCAATTTGAAATTGCGCGTCTAGTAGGCATCAGACCCTACAACGCGATCGCATTCAGTGCGCCGATTGCAGTATTTGTCAGCGTGTTCCTGATGTACCCGTTGGGACAGTCCAGCTGGTTCTTTGCTCCCAGCTTCGGAGTAGCGGGTATCTTCCGTTTCATCCTGTTCCTGCAAGGCTTCCACAACTGGACACTGAATCCCTTCCATATGATGGGCGTAGCCGGGGTACTAGGTGGTGCTCTGCTGTGTGCCATTCATGGGGCAACGGTGGAAAATACCCTGTTCCAGGATGGGGACAAAGCCAACACCTTCCGGGCGTTCAACCCGACCCAAGCGGAAGAGACCTACTCAATGGTCACCGCTAACCGCTTCTGGTCTCAAATCTTCGGGATTGCCTTCTCCAACAAGCGCTGGTTACACTTCTTCATGTTGTTTGTGCCAGTAACAGGCTTGTGGATGAGTGCAGTGGGAATTGTAGGTTTAGCATTGAACCTGCGAGCCTATGACTTCGTGTCCCAGGAAATCCGAGCAGCAGAAGACCCAGAGTTTGAAACCTTCTACACTAAGAACATTTTGCTGAACGAGGGTCTGCGGGCTTGGATGGCTCCAGCAGACCAACCTCACCAAAACTTTGAGTTCCCTGAGGAAGTACTGCCTCGCGGTAACGCTCTGTAACACTCCAAGGCTGATCCCGAATTAAGGTTAGCGCTTGGATTTTCTCAAAGCCCCACCTCCTGGTGGGGCTTTGAGCAGTTCTAGAAAAAGAAAACTGGAACGCTCTGAGCAATATTAGGCCAATTTATCATGATGCTAGTTTGCAGAGGTTGCAATTTGATCGATAGTCTGTTAACTTAAGGAAAGGTAATAATCCTGGAAAGGTACAAAAAACCGCTTAGGGATTAAAGGAGGTGATGCCCATGGAAGATAGTAGTAAAATCATGGGTCATCTGGTTGGAGTTAGCCGGCTGTGCGCCGGGGCTGTTCTCTAGGAGTTAGCTGGATTCTCTACGGAGAATCTATATGACTGCTTAGGCAGGGCTACCTAAGAGTTCCTCTCGGCAGCCTGGTTTCAATCAGAAGACCCGCTAGACCGCTCTCACACCAGGTGTTATGGATTAACCAAAACACTAGCCGTGAGAGCGGATAGTTTTTTGTATGGGATTGTTTAAGGAGTGCATCTAACCATCATGGCTCAACTACTCAGTGATGCAGAAATTAAAGCCAAGGCAAGTCAGCTAGAAGACTGGAGTGTGGAAGGGAAAACCCTGCGTAGTAATAAGACATTCAAGGGTTTTGTAGAAGCGATCGCGTTTGTTAATAAACTTGTTGACCCATCTGAAGCTGCAGGACACCATCCTGACCTAGAGATTTCCTACAATAAGGTAACGATTACTCTAACCACTCATGATAGTGGTGGCTTAACCTCAAAAGATTTTGACCTAGCGCAAGTTATTTCAGAGTTGGGTTAATATGCTTTAAATAACTCTAAATAAGTGACAATTGCTTTATCAATAGACCCCAACCCAGCAGAAGTTCATCCACAGGCATTCGCAAAAAAGTTGGTGTAGCACTTTGTCGATAAAGGCTATAGTATAAGAATTGTTCCTCTAATAAATTGTTCCTGTAATAGGTTAATAGGTTTCATCGCAATAGCGCTGATTCTTAGATAAAACCAAATACCGGTTTAGGCTGTGGAAAATCGGCTAGCTGGAAATTAACAACGCCAACAAGAAAAAAGTAACGATCCAGCTAGGAATTTCTATAGTCAAGGTCGGTCGGGAAGTTTTGAACCTTCCCAAACGGGATGATGTATTCAATAACCGTGAAGATATCATACCGTAAGCATTACGAGATGTGGTTAATGCCCTCCTTTGTAAAATCAGCTTAGTATCCTCCGTGATTAATCCGGGGGAGAGTTCAATAATTGTAAAGGTGTGAGGATTAAGAGAAGATGTCTAAACTACTGTTGAAGTCCCTACTGATAAGTCCTGCTGTAGTGGGTGCTGCTCTCGCCCTTGGTACCAATGAGGTACAGGCAGCCAACAAGGCCAACTCGTTAACAGTTGAGAGTCAAGTTACTACGGAAGCTGCCCCACTTCAAGCTGTCCCAGTAAAGACAATTGCGATCGCGGCGGCACCCACTGCCCAAGAAGTTAAGGATACGCCAGTTTTTTCCACGGAGATGGGCTCCAGCTTGGGTGAGGGAACATCATTAACTTTAAAGGCCGATACCCTAGTTCCTAAGGTAGGCGTACCCGAGGCAGAAACAAAAATAGCCCAAGCCGTACCCTCAGCCTCAGATAACAGCCAGCTGTTAAATCAAATTCAACGCTACGGTAAAGAAGGTAGTAACAGCCAAGATCAGGTAACTAGTGTTTCCCAACTGCGGGATGTTTCCCCTGGAGACTGGGCTTATGAAGCTCTGCGTAGTCTGGTAGAGCGCTACGGTTGTATCGCTGGTTACCCAAACCGCACCTTCCGTGGCAACCGTGCTACCACCCGTTACGAATTTGCGGCTGGCTTGAACGCTTGTTTGAACCAGATTGAGCGTTTAATTGCTGCTAGTACTGCTGACTTTATTACCCGTGAAGACTTAGAAACGCTCCAACGGCTGATTCAAGAGTTTGAGGCAGAACTGGCTACCCTCGGAGCACGGGTCGATAACCTCGAAGGTCGAGTCGCATTCCTAGAGGATCACCAATTCTCCACTACTACCAAACTAGAAGGGGAAGTCATATTCGCCCTGACCAATAACTTTGGTGATTTTGGGGAAGATGACAATAACCAAGTTGTCTTTGGTGACAGGGTTCGTTTAGTTCTCGACACCAGCTTCACTGGTGAGGACAGTTTGGTAACTCGTCTGAGTGCTGGTAACCTGAATGCCTTCACAGCGGGGGGTGAGATTACCCCAGAACTCACACAGACCTTTAACACTGAGATTGATGGTACTGGTGACGGAAACGATATAGGGGTTGACTGGTTAGCCTATTACGGTGACATTCCTATTGGTCCGTTTGGTCAAGTATCAACTTACATTGCTGCCTTTGGTGGTCGGCATGATGATTACGTTCCTACACTCAATCCCTATTTCCAAGACTTCGATGGTGGTAGTGGCTCTCTATCCACGTTTTCTCAACAAAACCCCATCTATCGGATTGGTGGTGGTGCTGGTTTAGGGGTTAGCTTCCAACTTGGTTTACTAGAGAGCGTGATTGGACCAAGTACTATCACACTGGGTTACCTAGCTGGGAATGCTTCAGATCCTGATGAAGGGGCAGGTCTGTTCAATGGTGACTATTCTGCCTTGGGTCAGTTGAACTTCAATGTCAACGACCGGATTGGTGTGGGCTTTACTTACGTCCATGGTTTCCATAAAGAGGAGAGTGCCATATTCAGCAAAGGCGCGGGAACAGATGGTATCGTAGGTACTCGTGCTGCCAACTTGAATCAAGAAGCACTTCTTGCTAGTCGTATAAATGATTCAGCTGACAAGGTAACCAACTCCTACGGAGCAGAATTAGCGTTTCGCCTCACCGACAAGATTTCCTTTAGTGGATTTTTCAACTACACCGATGTGATTGTCATTGGTGAAGGAGGTGGTGAAATTTGGAGTTACGGCGGTGGTTTAGCCTTCCCTGATTTTGGAAAAGAAGGTAGTGTGTTAGGTTTCTTTGGTGGTGCAGTCCCCTATTCGGATTTGAATGAGATTGAGACCCCAATTCACATAGAAGGCTTCTACAAGTATCAGCTATCCGATAATATCTCTATCACTCCTGGTGTGATCTGGGTGATTAATCCAGAGCAGAGTGATGATAATGATGATGCTGTGATTGGTACCATCAGAACCACATTCACGTTCTAGAGACCTTGGCTAATTACCCAAGGACTATCGAGCATTAGTTAGGTTTCCCTGCCCCTAGGCGGGGATTTTTGTTTGAAGGGGTGAAAGTGTCAAAAAATACTAGGATGATGGATAACAACTAATAACTCAGAATTTCCAACAGTTATGCGAATTGCTCCCAATATTACCGAACTGGTTGGTCGGACGCCTCTAGTGCAATTGAACCGTATTCCTCAAGCAGAAGGCTGTGTCGCTAGAATTGTAGTCAAGTTAGAGGGAATGAATCCATCTTCGTCTGTCAAAGACCGGATTGGTGTTAGCATGATCAATGCAGCGGAGCAGAATCAGTGGATTACCCCCGGCAAAACTATTTTGGTGGAACCGACCTCGGGAAACACAGGTATTGCTCTAGCAATGGCAGCGGCAGCCAAGGGTTACCAACTGATCCTAACCATGCCAGAGACAATGAGCATCGAGCGACGGGCTATGTTGCGAGCTT includes:
- a CDS encoding NYN domain-containing protein yields the protein MSCSSPLAILLVDGYNVIGSWSFLKNTRDRDGLMSSRQELIETLANYSAFVGYDTEIVFDAHSLNTPNSREVITNHLSVYYTDFGETADTYIEKFCASYRTNLVKPTKRLIVATSDRAEQLTVVGYGAQCMSSQQLLSDVEFTARRTRRKYRPQKSSSGRFLVNSLDAKAQQRLEQLRNSIK
- a CDS encoding energy-coupling factor ABC transporter ATP-binding protein, yielding MNQPAIQVREVGFNWPKGGTVLQSCSLEVPKGEFWMLLGTNGSGKSTLLRLLAGLLSPQSGDIYLAGSAGFVFQNPDHQLVMPTVGADVAFGLVAEKLSMAQVQARVKEALAAVNLLELERRPIYALSGGQKQRIAIAGAIARQCEILLLDEPTALLDPDTQMDLVSQVRNLVKSRGLTAIWVTHRLDELDYCDGAFLLDQGRVIDQGEPERLKQRLVSHNH
- the psbD gene encoding photosystem II D2 protein (photosystem q(a) protein), which translates into the protein MTVAVGRAPSTRGWFDILDDWLKRDRFVFVGWSGILLFPCAYMALGGWLTGTTFVTSWYTHGLASSYLEGCNFLTVAVSSPPNSLGHSLLLLWGPEAQGDLTRWFQLGGLWSFVAFHGAFGLIGFMLRQFEIARLVGIRPYNAIAFSAPIAVFVSVFLMYPLGQSSWFFAPSFGVAGIFRFILFLQGFHNWTLNPFHMMGVAGVLGGALLCAIHGATVENTLFQDGDKANTFRAFNPTQAEETYSMVTANRFWSQIFGIAFSNKRWLHFFMLFVPVTGLWMSAVGIVGLALNLRAYDFVSQEIRAAEDPEFETFYTKNILLNEGLRAWMAPADQPHQNFEFPEEVLPRGNAL
- a CDS encoding 4a-hydroxytetrahydrobiopterin dehydratase gives rise to the protein MAQLLSDAEIKAKASQLEDWSVEGKTLRSNKTFKGFVEAIAFVNKLVDPSEAAGHHPDLEISYNKVTITLTTHDSGGLTSKDFDLAQVISELG
- a CDS encoding iron uptake porin, which translates into the protein MSKLLLKSLLISPAVVGAALALGTNEVQAANKANSLTVESQVTTEAAPLQAVPVKTIAIAAAPTAQEVKDTPVFSTEMGSSLGEGTSLTLKADTLVPKVGVPEAETKIAQAVPSASDNSQLLNQIQRYGKEGSNSQDQVTSVSQLRDVSPGDWAYEALRSLVERYGCIAGYPNRTFRGNRATTRYEFAAGLNACLNQIERLIAASTADFITREDLETLQRLIQEFEAELATLGARVDNLEGRVAFLEDHQFSTTTKLEGEVIFALTNNFGDFGEDDNNQVVFGDRVRLVLDTSFTGEDSLVTRLSAGNLNAFTAGGEITPELTQTFNTEIDGTGDGNDIGVDWLAYYGDIPIGPFGQVSTYIAAFGGRHDDYVPTLNPYFQDFDGGSGSLSTFSQQNPIYRIGGGAGLGVSFQLGLLESVIGPSTITLGYLAGNASDPDEGAGLFNGDYSALGQLNFNVNDRIGVGFTYVHGFHKEESAIFSKGAGTDGIVGTRAANLNQEALLASRINDSADKVTNSYGAELAFRLTDKISFSGFFNYTDVIVIGEGGGEIWSYGGGLAFPDFGKEGSVLGFFGGAVPYSDLNEIETPIHIEGFYKYQLSDNISITPGVIWVINPEQSDDNDDAVIGTIRTTFTF